A stretch of the Notamacropus eugenii isolate mMacEug1 chromosome 2, mMacEug1.pri_v2, whole genome shotgun sequence genome encodes the following:
- the LOC140523421 gene encoding mas-related G-protein coupled receptor member H-like, which yields MNCNNSSNGSQESDTCFPKTDPDTVLRIMIFINLITCLCGLLGNGIVLWFLSFHIKRSHFTIYILNLTIADFSFLLGRIIWYLARILHIYTSKLLTKYHLFYICHGTLVFNIFMYNTGLGFLMVISVERCLSMLFPLWYRYHHLKKKSSSICAFIWSLSVFMAVLEFYFEVYMGDIYMTCRYIISIFSCVLNFLMYTPLMVLSSLILFLKSWKRSQLHHPSKLHITILVTILVFLIFGLPQKIWFVVHFGFKVDVSKSVSIIFELLSCINSSANPAIYFFVGNLWKNKKGKSLKLTLLRAFKEDFQGREERITLPAASSETTDSRDPQKES from the coding sequence ATGAACTGCAACAATTCCAGTAACGGTAGCCAGGAAAGTGATACCTGCTTCCCAAAAACTGATCCTGATACAGTACTCCGCATCATGATCTTCATTAATTTGATCACATGCCTGTGTGGGCTGCTGGGAAATGGCATTGTCCTCTGGtttctcagtttccacatcaagAGAAGCCACTTTACCATCTACATCCTCAATCTGACAATCGCTGACTTCAGCTTCCTCCTGGGGCGAATAATTTGGTACCTTGCCAGGATTCTTCATATATATACTAGCAAGCTTCTTACCAAGTACCACTTGTTTTATATATGTCATGGAACTCTGGTATTCAACATATTTATGTACAACACAGGGCTGGGCTTCCTGATGGTCATCAGTGTAGAGAGGTGTCTGTCCATGCTCTTTCCCCTCTGGTACAGATACCaccatttgaaaaagaaatcctCTTCAATCTGTGCTTTCATTTGGTCCCTCTCAGTCTTCATGGCTGTCCTGGAGTTTTACTTTGAGGTCTACATGGGGGACATCTACATGACCTGCAGATACATCATCAGTATCTTTAGCTGTGTACTCAACTTCCTGATGTATACACCCCTGATGGTCCTTTCCAGCCTGATTCTCTTCCTGAAGTCCTGGAAGCGATCCCAGCTCCACCACCCTTCCAAGCTCCACATCACCATTTTGGTGACCATTCTCGTGTTCCTCATCTTCGGTCTTCCCCAGAAGATCTGGTTCGTTGTTCACTTTGGGTTCAAAGTAGATGTCAGCAAGTCAGTGTCCATTATCTTTGAGCTTCTCTCCTGCATAAATAGCAGTGCCAACCCTGCCATTTACTTCTTTGTTGGCAACCTCTggaagaataagaaaggaaagtcCCTGAAGTTAACTCTCTTGAGAGCCTTCAAGGAGGATTttcaagggagagaagagagaataacCCTCCCTGCTGCCAGCTCAGAGACCACAGACAGCAGGGACCCACAAAAGGAGTCCTGA